A region from the Aegilops tauschii subsp. strangulata cultivar AL8/78 chromosome 5, Aet v6.0, whole genome shotgun sequence genome encodes:
- the LOC109731671 gene encoding transcription factor RF2a, with translation MNKDRSRISADGGGGDGLPPQPSRRSATPPPEYDISRMPDFPTRNPGHRRAHSEILSLPDDLDLCAPGGGDGPSLSDENDEELFSMFLDVDKLNSSCGPSSDQAESSSAAAAGGGEAARAGHVMRPKHQHSQSMDESMSIKAEDLVGAPGMEGMSTVEAKKAVSAAKLAELALVDPKRAKRIWANRQSAARSKERKMRYIGELERKVQTLQTEATTLSAQLSLLQRDTSGLTSENSELKIRLQNMEQQVHLQDALNDTLKTEVQRLKVATGQMGNGGGMLMNYGGMSQAPHQFGGSQQMFHSNQSMQSLLATHQLQQLQLHQQPQQQQQPMRPQHHQQQQQPLHPLQAQQFQQAARDLKMKGPMWGDGKSPGGGGI, from the exons ATGAACAAGGACAGGTCCCGGATctcggcggacggcggcggcggcgacggcctgCCGCCGCAGCCGTCGCGCCGCTCTGCGACTCCCCCGCCGGAGTACGACATCAGCCGCATGCCGGACTTCCCCACCAGGAACCCGGGCCACCGGCGCGCGCACTCCGAGATCCTTAGCCTCCCCGACGACCTCGACCTCTGCGCGcccgggggcggcgacgggcccTCGCTGTCGGACGAGAACGACGAGGAGCTCTTCTCCATGTTCCTCGACGTGGACAAGCTCAACTCGTCGTGCGGGCCGTCGTCGGACCAGGCGGAGTCGTCGTCAGCCGCTGCTGCCGGCGGGGGCGAGGCGGCCAGGGCGGGCCACGTGATGAGGCCGAAGCACCAGCACAGCCAGTCCATGGACGAGTCGATGTCGATCAAGGCCGAGGACCTGGTGGGGGCGCCGGGGATGGAGGGGATGTCCACTGTGGAGGCCAAGAAGGCGGTGTCCGCGGCGAAGCTGGCCGAGCTTGCTCTTGTCGACCCCAAGAGGGCAAAAAG GATTTGGGCTAATAGACAATCCGCGGCAAGATCGAAGGAAAGGAAAATGCGCTATATTGGTGAACTTGAGCGCAAGGTACAAACCCTGCAGACAGAAGCAACAACATTGTCAGCCCAGTTGTCATTGCTACAG AGAGATACCAGTGGGCTAACAAGTGAGAATAGTGAATTGAAGATACGTCTGCAGAACATGGAGCAGCAAGTCCACCTACAAGATG CTCTAAATGACACCCTGAAAACAGAGGTTCAGCGGCTGAAGGTGGCAACAGGCCAGATGGGCAACGGTGGGGGGATGCTGATGAACTACGGCGGCATGTCGCAGGCGCCACACCAGTTCGGAGGCAGCCAGCAGATGTTCCACAGCAACCAGTCCATGCAGTCTCTCCTAGCGACGCACCAGCTGCAACAGCTCCAGCTCCATCAGCAGCCCCAGCAGCAGCAACAGCCGATGCGCCCTCAGCaccaccagcagcagcagcagccactGCACCCGCTGCAAGCACAGCAGTTCCAGCAGGCGGCGCGCGACCTCAAGATGAAAGGGCCGATGTGGGGCGACGGGAAGTCGCCGGGAGGCGGCGGCATCTGA